TCTGTCatctaatccagtgtttcatgctcggacaaaacacattgaagttgactaccaCTTTGTgcgggaacgtgttgcacagaagctactccacatcaagttcatctcttcaaaggatcaacttgctgacatcttcacgaagcctcttccacaacctcagtttgtaggctgtaggcgcaatcttaacatACTTTGTACTTTAgggcatagttaagattgaggaagggtgttagactgtatttatacGTAGCCTCTGTATAGGTCTTGTATATTGTACCATACACCTTTGTGTACcccttatatatatgagatagccacaccctggAAGGGTGTCGGGCAGTTTCCCAAAACCCTAAGTCTTACATTCCCGGCccaattttgagccggatttgcgtcggcgcggacacaagaAGGACGCGCGCGCGCCTACTCCTCTCCTCGGGCCCGCCGGTCGGTGGCAGCCACCACCATTTCCCCCCCATTTTTTCCAAAAACACACACGCCCGCGCGCGCTCCCGCCCCCCAACCAGCCATGGAGGACGCAatcgacctcgacctcgacgccgccgccggcctcgcctccctcacCTCGTCCAGCGCCGTCGCCCCCTCCgggaaaggcaagcctcgtgccccATGCAAGACCGCCGCCgcgaccaactccaagaaggaggacaagagagatgcggccaccaacgccttgatcgcaagcgtggacgGTATGATGAATAAGAAGGACTCAAAGGAGGAGGAGCGTCGACGTTTCAAGGCGGAGCAGATGGAtgctttcatggagatccaaaggaggaggcttgatcttgacgtcgagaagcaagccaagatgttcgagctcgaggcggagaagcaagccaagatgctagagatcgaggccgccaacgccaagaccaaggcgaaagaagtggctcttgcgagcatgatgaccggggtggagatcatgaaggtggatctcaacattgtgtcgccaaggaagaggccgtggttcgagaagatgcaggccgacatgctcaagttcgacgacgagtgatctatAGCGGCGAGGGCCATCTTTTTTGTATACCAGCAGGTGTGCCGACATGACCACGGGAGCCGCCctggcgtggtcgaactcaagtcctACCCTTTTTTGTGTGCTGACATGTGTGCCGGACGGCtggcgagtgcgccagcatgaactATGGTGATATTTTCTGAAGCCGGCATTGTATGCCGGCGCTAGCATGAtgccggcatgagacatggccgctggcatgatcggCCACAGGCCATTTTTATTTAAAAGTTGAATGCGGGCATGAAATGGGTCGGCGTGTTGGGCGCACTGCCGATCCAAATACAAAATTGGACGGacgccgggcgggcggccgacccgAACGGACAAAAAACGAACAAATGCGCCATCAGTTTGAGTCGGCCGCCGTAGGAGTTGCTCTAATCGTGCTTCCGTACGTATTCAGTCTTgtttcatcataatcatcatcatagtataaTCCCCGGCTGTGCCTCCCAACCTTGAGCTGGTCCACTAGAAACAGTTTTGGCTCTATGATACCGAGGGGCTTCATCTGACCTGGTCCTTTTTCTTTGGCTAAACGAGACAAGAAACCCAGGAAAACGTCGTCTTCTCGTCCGTACGCGCGCCAGCTCTATCCACCTAGCGAGCTCCATTCGGAAGCCTACTCACAGTAGGAATTTAGTACACAAAGGACGTCCACAATGCACAAGACGCATCGCCAGCTCCATCAGTTTTTCTTTTGTTATAGTATATATATCCTCAGCAGCCATCCCAAACGCGACCCCGGCTCCATCTCCAACTCCAAGACCCGAGCCGTCACGCACTAGAAGAGCCGGATTAAGAAACCTCACCACTAACGGATGGCATCAGATCATCGGATACGACAGATACCGGCAGGTCGGAGAGCTAGTTGGGCAGGGGGGCGCCGGATCGTGAccggacctggacggcgcccgccgTGCCAGTTTAAGCTTGAGCTCGGTGGCTGGGCGGCGCGTGTGAGACTGCCGATTGGCATCTTGTTCGCCTGCGTATGGTAACAGACGTGTCTGTCCCGGCCTCTGGATCTTGTTGCTTGGCTCTGCCTCTCACGGCGCCGCACGTAACGTGCGTGACGCATGGACGCCATGTGTTCCAGCGCCATTGCACCGGCCTGCTTTAATCACTTTGCTATTTTTTTGTGATAGTAATAATGCCCGAAGAAGAGAAAAACTGTACATGTGAATTCCCACATTGAAACATACGTACTACGTACGTACAAGAAAGGGTCGTAGAGATACCTCGGTCTTCACCTACACGATGCATCCATCGTGACACGGTGGGAATCGTGGCCTTCGCGGGCAGTTTCACGCTCGCGGAACCCGGCGTGAACAAGGCGGTTGCTGCCGCGTGAGTCCGTCAGGGTGGGTCAAACTCAACTCGCAAGTCACCACGCCACGTCCCCATCAACCGTCGGACTCCACGCGGCGAAGCAAACTAAACCATCTCGCCGGCTCCACGCTCGCCCGCAGGCCGCAGCTGCCTCCATCTATCCACTTCCCCGCCCCGCCCCGACCTTAAAACAATCCGGCCAACCAACCAACCCCACTGCCCGATCAGCTCCGTCTACCGCAACCCGACGCACCGCCCACGACGGGCCGCCGTCCTCGCGCGCAGGCTCCGACGGCGCGGGGGGCATGGAGAAGAAGCTGCCGCTGGCGCTGGCGCTGGCGCAGAAGCACGGCGCCGGGGAGCCCGCGTGGGCGCGGCCGTGGCGGTGGGCCAAGACGGCCTTCTTCCTCGTCGCCATGCTCGCCTCGCTGCTGCTCGTCTGCGCGCCGCCCCTGCTCGTCGTGCTCCTCGACCTCGCCCTCCCGCCCATGCTCCTCTCCGCGCACCTCCGCGCCGACGCCGGCGCCGAGCCCCCGCACCGGTCCTTCGTGCCGGCCATGCTCGACCAAGCGCGCGCGTTCGAGTTCCGGTCCTCCCTCGTCGACCTGCCCGCCGTCTCCGCCGCGCGCGCCCTGCTCATCCTCTGTGAGTACTTCTTGGCATTGCAACCTCGGTTTCCTTCCTTCTCGGTCACGGCCGAGCTGACCGGTTGAGTTTTTTCTTGTGCCGGCGGCGACAGGCGCGTACACGGTGTGCGGGGGAGGAGGCGGCGCGTACCTGTGGGTGGTGGCGGCGAGCGCCGCGGCGTCCGCGTCGTACGTGCTGGCCAAGGCGGCCGCCGTGCTGCCGCGCGGCGCCGCGCCGCAGGGGAAGGGCGCCGGCGGGCCGGAGCCGATGCTCCTGCTCTCCCTGTCGCTCGCGGCCGCGCACCTCGCCGTCGCGTACCGGGCCAGCTGccgcgagcgccgccgcctgcTCGTCTACCGGATCGACGTGGAGGCCGTGAGTACCCTCGCCCCCTCGCCTTTGCTTCTCTGAAAAATCCACGTTTGCGTGACGAAAAACAATACTATCCCGCCGGCGCCGAGCCGACGGCGTGATTCCTGAGAACAAACCAGGCATTATTAGGCTGGGCTGTCGTCCGTGCTTTCGGTGAGAAAGAGGGTCGAGGAACCAAATACGATTCGCTCGCCAAGTCATTAGCGCGTAGCTGCCGATATGTTTAAGCCAAAAGCAGTGCTTTTCTACTTACTAACAATGAAGTCATCTAAACAAATGGATCGGACGCTTCTGGCACTCTGCACCGGACGAGAAAAGCAGTGAGCTTTTACTTTCTTATACTCAACCAGCATCTGAAAAAAGAGCCATTTTCATTTGTGAATGCAGGTACGGCTGAAAGGGGGCCACCAGACACCCAAGGGGCTGAAGCAGTGCAGCGTCTGACATGGTGTTCTCAACTTCTGATCCGTACTTGTAGTACAGTAGTAGTAGGTGGAGATAGTTTttcttgctagccaaaattttgtcAAGTTAttatgcaaaaattgtgaggtccaTTTGGGATTGGGAACGGTGCTTACATGTAAGTGAAGGAGATACTGTAAATACGGAACAAACAGTCGTGCTTAGCTCAGTTCGGCCTCCTGCGATGCAATTGCAACGAAATGCAGGACGAGCCGTGTGGCCGACCACCCGTTGTTTTGTGTGCTCATTCTCATGCTTTCCTGCAGTTCAAGACTTTCTTAGATAGTTTCTGTGCCTATCTAGTGTATTCACTATATTAAGCAAAAGAAGGATCCAACAAAAAGTTTCTGTGCCTACAAGTTGGACCTCTCAAAGGCTTACGATAGGGTGGATTGGAAGTTCTTGAAGCAAGTGATGCAAAAGTTGGGTTTCTCTCAACGATGGGTAGACTGGATAATGTCTTGTGTCACATCGGTGAGATATTCTGTCAAACTTAATGGGACCCTCTTAGATTCATTTGCACCGTCGCGTGGTCTTCGGCAAGGCGATCCTCTATCCCCCTTCTTGTTCCTTTTCGTGGCAGATGGTCTGTCCGCTATTCTGAAGCATTATGTGTCTTCTGGTGATATATCTCCGATCAAGGTGTGTAGAAGAGCACCGGGTATCTCACATCTTTTATTTGCTGATGACACCATGCTTTTTTTTGAGGCAAGGAGAGCCCAGGCTGAGAAAGTTAAATTGGCTTTGGATCAATAGGGGTAGCAACGGGACAATCTCTTAATTTTGATAAGTGTTTCATCCTCTTTGGTATTGCATGCCCCGAAGATATTCAGGAGGAAGTTAGGGGGGTGTTGCATGTTACTAGCTTAGTGTTTGAGGAGAAGTACCTTGGCCTTCCAACTCCAGAGGGTCGCATGTCGAAAGGGAGATTCCAAAACCTTCAGATGAGTTTAACCAAGCGTTTGGTCCAATGGGGAGACGGTCACCTTGCCCAACCGGGGAGGGAGACTCTTATTAAATCTGTTGCGCTTGCTCTTCCTACATATATGATGGGTGTTTTCAAGATTCCATTCTCAGTGTATGATGAATTAACACGGATGGTACGTGCCTTTTATTGGGGTGCTGAAAAAGGTAAGAGGAAAGTACACTGGCGTGCATGGGAGGATTTACAACAACCAAAGAGTAAAGGAGGTGTCGGGTTTAGAGATTACAGAATATTTAATCAAGCCTTATTAGCACGACAAGCTTGGAGATTGATTTCAAAACCTGATAGCCTGTGTGCACAAGTGCTCAAAGCCAGGTACTATCCTGATGGAAACATAGAGGATACTGTCTTCTCCGGCAATGCATCTTCTTCGTGGCAAGCAATCAGCCATGGCCTTGATCTGTTAAAAAAGGGCTTAATCTGGAGAGTGGGGAACGGCAGAAGTATTCGTGTGTGGCACGATAATTGGATCCCAAGACCCTTCTCATATAAACCCATCACCTTACAAGGAAGATGCAGAATCCGCTTCGTGTCTGATCTACTTAATGATAATGGCTCATGAAATGTTGGGCTGTTGCAGGAGTATTTCCTCCCGGCTGATGTAAATGAGATACTGAAAATAAGGGCGTCTCCTAGACATGAGGACGACACCTTGGCTTGGGGGCCGGGCAAGTTTGGCGTTTTTTCGGTCAAGAGTGCATACCAATTGGGTTTTGAAGAGGCTCACAGGAGTTCGGCAACGGGCTCTAGTTCGCGACCTAATGGCCGGCGCTCTTGTTGGAAGCTCATATGGTCTTCGGATGTTCCTCCTACGGTCCAGAATTTTGCGTGGCGGGTTGCTACAAACTCACTGCCGACATGGTGCAACAAGTACAGGCGTGGACTTGAAACAAGTAACCTTTGGCCGGTATGTGCTAGTGAATCAGAGGACTGCTACCATGCTCTCTGTCGCTGCTCCTTTGCGAGGATCTTATGAGATGCAATGTCTGAAGTTTGGCCTCTCCCATGTTTATCTACCCTGCAAAATAACGGGGATGAGTGGCTGTTGCATGCGCTTGAACCGCTACAGGAGATTGAGAGATCTATGTTATTGCTATCCCTGTGGAGGGTATGGTATATACGCAATGAGGCCGTACACCATAAACCAGCCCCGCCTATGGAAGCGTCGAAAAGATTCTTGGTAAGCTATTTGGACTCTCTGATTGGTATTAAAATTGATCTCTCTACTGATCCACGCAAAGGCAAGTCTACCATCACATATGAAAGATGGAGTCCACATATGATAATGGAAAAAAGGTTACTAAGTGGTCAGCGCCAAAGTCCGGATGGGTGAAGCTTAATACTGATGGGTCTTTTGCGGATGACGGAACAGCTGGCGCTGGAATGGTCCTACGTGATGATAAGGGAGCGATAATTTTTTTCCTCTTGCAGGCAATTGTTCTCTTGCCGTGAGGCACTGGAAGCTGAGTTATGTGCCTGTATGGAAGGTTTGTCGTTTGCCATCCAGAGAAGTGAGCTACCGGTCATCGTGGAAATGGACTCAATTGTGGCGGTGAAGATGATCCAAGCTTCGGAGGTTGACCGATCCATTTACTCGTCCATCATAAAGGAGATTAAATATTTTATGTCTCTTCGTGAAGtttgtattactcatgtaaatcGTAGCCAGAATAAGGTTAGTGATAGCCTAGCTAATTTTGCTCGTATTGAGGGTAAAACCATGACTTGGTTGGGCTCTGGACCTCACATATCCATAGAGTTGGCTGCGATGGACTGTACAAGTGTAGAgattgagtaatacaagtttttttcacccgcaaaaaagaaaaaaaacaagactTTCTTAGAGTAGAGGTCCTATTTTTTTCCAGAAACATGCCACTTGCTTCTCTAATGTCACACGCGGAGAAGGAAATTTGGGCGAAATTTCAGAGAAAACTAGTCGACGACGGAAGCTGAAGAAAACAGGCCTGCTTCTGAAGCTAGGAACATATGTCGCTGTTACAAGTCTGAACTTGTGATCTGTTCCCCGGTTTGCCGTTTGTGGCTGTAGAGTTCAGAAACGAGCCAGTGTTTTCAAAGAGGCACTAGCGATTTGATGGCATCACGTCGGGCGAGCCTCATTTGCCGAGGCCAAGCGGAAGTGCAGATATGTCGTCTGCCATGACGCTCGGCCAAGGCGTTTTTATCGGTGGCGTGGCAAGGGGACGTGCGACCTACGTACTGCTACCTATAGTAGTGCGAAGCTACAGCTACGGCCTACGGGCACGGGAGAGAAGTGCCGTTCGTTTGCCAGGCACGATCTCGCCACCAGTTGCACGCTTTTCTGGAAGAAAACTCGC
The sequence above is a segment of the Triticum dicoccoides isolate Atlit2015 ecotype Zavitan chromosome 1A, WEW_v2.0, whole genome shotgun sequence genome. Coding sequences within it:
- the LOC119276008 gene encoding uncharacterized protein LOC119276008, with the translated sequence MEKKLPLALALAQKHGAGEPAWARPWRWAKTAFFLVAMLASLLLVCAPPLLVVLLDLALPPMLLSAHLRADAGAEPPHRSFVPAMLDQARAFEFRSSLVDLPAVSAARALLILCAYTVCGGGGGAYLWVVAASAAASASYVLAKAAAVLPRGAAPQGKGAGGPEPMLLLSLSLAAAHLAVAYRASCRERRRLLVYRIDVEAVRLKGGHQTPKGLKQCSV